A region of the Polaribacter sp. L3A8 genome:
GGGATTCTAACAGGTTTAAACTCTATGGGTCTTTCTATACTTAAAAAGTACTTCATAGATTTTGGTAAAAAATCACCAAATTTTTCTAATATATCATCCCAACTTAACAACTTTTCTGGTTGTTTTATATTGGAATCAAATGCTACTTGATGCTCAAAACCTTCTTCTTTTTTATGAAATGAAGCTGCTAGAATAAAAATAGTTTTATCATTCTGACTAGCTGTAACTCTTCTTGTAGAAAAACTACCTCCGTTTCTAACTTCTTTTACAAGGTAATTTATAGGAATTGTTAAATCTCCTGCTTCTAAAAAATATGCATGTAAAGAGTGTAAAATTCTATCTTGTGGTATTGTTTTATAGGCAGCATTTACTGCTTGTGCTAATACTTGTCCGCCAAAAACATGTGGACTTCCAATGGTTACACTGTTTCCACTAAAGTTATGATTTCCAGAATCTTTTAAGTCTAATAGGGTAATTAATTCTTTAGTGTTTTTCATGCTTTGTTTCTACAGTTTTAAAAGGAAGTTTTTGTTGAAATGGCGTTGGTTGAATTCTTTGCAAAAATAACTTTAAAATTTTGTTTTTAATAGTTTTCTTGTGACGAAAATACATGGTTAAATCTTGTGGAACTGCACCAACAGAACTTTTTATCTCGCTAGCGGTTCTACCGAAATTTAAAATTTTCAGGTTTTTGTTGATGGCAATTTCTATGTAATCGTACAGCATTCTTTGGTAAATAGCATGTTCTCTATTTAGTTGATAATCGATGCCTACAAAATGTGCATCCAAAGAATTTTGATTGATAATACCAGAAATAAAACCTATAAGTTTACCCTCTAGATGATAAGATTTTAGAATGTAATTTTCT
Encoded here:
- a CDS encoding acyl-CoA thioesterase — encoded protein: MKNTKELITLLDLKDSGNHNFSGNSVTIGSPHVFGGQVLAQAVNAAYKTIPQDRILHSLHAYFLEAGDLTIPINYLVKEVRNGGSFSTRRVTASQNDKTIFILAASFHKKEEGFEHQVAFDSNIKQPEKLLSWDDILEKFGDFLPKSMKYFLSIERPIEFKPVRIPNPLQPEDLPPTEQVWFRLKGEKQDLDFRTKQEILTYISDYNILNPAFNPNASNHNFGNTQTASLDHSMWFFRDFDFDDWMLYTVESPNAFGARGLSKGNIFTRDGKLIASVTQEGLLRPMKK